The proteins below come from a single Cannabis sativa cultivar Pink pepper isolate KNU-18-1 chromosome 3, ASM2916894v1, whole genome shotgun sequence genomic window:
- the LOC115709173 gene encoding pre-mRNA-splicing factor ATP-dependent RNA helicase DEAH10 isoform X1 produces the protein MPVFLMYIPPFELSPMAQGSLNKATLSGSSTNDNRKVDNFARRQKLSQHRRSLPIATVERRLIDEVRKNDILIIVGETGSGKTTQIPQFLFNAGFCKEGKSIGITQPRRVAAVTVAKRVAEECGVELGQRVGYSIRFEDVTSSSTRIKYMTDGLLLREALLDPYLSRYSVVIVDEAHERTVQSDVLLGLLKNVQIARSKSNGHLDTETNKPKNGMVLEKENDVQSSIFLKHDQGKKFPPLKLIVMSASLDARVFSDYFGGAKAVHVQGRQFPVEIFYTFHPEPDYLDATIITVFQIHLEEALGDILVFLTGQEEIESVERLIKERVLQLPENNQRLVIVPIFSSLPSEQQMRVFASTPAGYRKVILATNIAETSVTIPGIKYVIDPGLVKARSYDPKQGLESLTVVPISKAQALQRSGRAGREGAGKCFRLYPESEFDKLENSTKPEIKRCNLANVILQLKALGVDDIIGFDFIEKPSRSAIVKSLEQLFLLGALTDECKLSDPVGRQMSKLPLDPVYSKALIVASEFKCLQEMLITVAMLSVESMFYAPRDKLDEARAAMKFFSSPEGDHLTLINVFRAANEFMEKKNLTCGKEKADKILRKWCKENFINSRSLRHARDIHNQIREHVQQMGLRIVSCGDDTLNFRRCLAASFFLNAALKQPEGTYRTLASGQMVQIHPSSVLFQKKPECLIYNELIQTNHKYIHKITRIDYLWLTELAPQFYSMQS, from the exons ATGCCAGTGTTTCTAATGTATATCCCACCCT TTGAGCTTTCTCCAATGGCTCAAGGAAGTCTTAACAAGGCCACCCTCAGTGGAAGCTCTACTAATGACAATCGAAAAGTTGATAATTTTGCTAG GAGACAAAAATTGTCGCAGCATAGAAGGTCTCTTCCTATTGCTACCG TCGAGCGAAGACTCATAGATGAAGTTCGGAAGAATGATATTTTGATCATTGTTGGTGAAACTGGAAGTGGAAAAACAACCC AAATACCCCAGTTTCTGTTCAATGCTGGATTTTGTAAAGAAGGCAAATCTATTGGAATAACTCAACCTCGGCGTGTTGCTGCTGTAACCGTTGCAAAAAGGGTTGCTGAGGAATGTGGTGTGGAGTTGGGTCAAAGGGTTGGATACTCAATTAGATTTGAGGATGTGACTTCTAGCTCAACAAGGATCAAGTACATGACTGATGGGCTATTGCTGAG GGAAGCATTGTTGGATCCATATCTCAGTAGATATTCagttgtaattgttgatgaagcTCATGAGAGAACTGTCCAGAGTGATGTGTTACTAGGCCTTCTAAAAAATGTTCAAATTGCACGGTCAAAATCAAATGGCCATCTAGATACTGAAACAAATAAGCCAAAGAATGGCATGGTGttagagaaagaaaatgacGTTCAATCTTCAATTTTTCTCAAGCATGACCAAGGAAAGAAATTTCCTCCACTGAAGTTGATTGTCATGTCTGCCAGTTTGGATGCACGTGTCTTCTCTGATTACTTTGGTGGTGCGAAAGCTGTTCATGTCCAAGGGCGACAGTTTCCTGTGGAGATATTTTATACATTTCATCCAGAACCAGATTATTTAGATGCAACCATAATTACTGTATTCCAG ATTCATCTGGAGGAGGCCCTTGGTGATATACTTGTATTTTTGACTGGACAAGAAGAGATTGAATCCGTTGAGAGACTTATCAAAGAGCGAGTTTTACAGTTACCTGAAAACAATCAAAGACTAGTAATTGTGCCAATATTTTCATCTCTTCCATCAGAACAGCAGATGCGAGTTTTCGCATCAACTCCAGCCGGATATCGCAAG GTGATACTTGCTACGAATATTGCTGAGACGTCCGTAACTATTCCTGGAATTAAGTATGTTATAGACCCAGGTTTGGTAAAAGCACGATCGTATGATCCAAAGCAAGGACTGGAATCTTTGACTGTTGTACCGATTTCAAAGGCGCAGGCTCTTCAAAGGAG TGGACGTGCTGGGCGAGAAGGGGCTGGAAAGTGTTTCCGTCTTTACCCAGAGAGTGAATTTGACAAACTTGAGAACTCAACGAAGCCAGAGATCAAGAGATGCAACCTTGCTAATGTAATTTTGCAACTCAAGGCTCTGGGTGTGGATGATATCATTGGGTTTgattttattgaaaaaccttCAAG GTCAGCTATTGTCAAATCATTGGAGCAATTGTTTTTGCTAGGTGCTTTAACAGATGAATGTAAACTCTCTGATCCAGTTGGTCGTCAAATGTCGAAGCTTCCTTTAGATCCTGTTTATTCAAAGGCCCTTATCGTAGCTAGTGAGTTCAAGTGCTTGCAAGAAATGTTGATAACTGTTGCAATGCTTTCGGTCGAATCTATGTTTTATGCTCCTCGGGACAAGTTAGATGAG GCAAGAGCTGCAATGAAATTCTTTTCAAGTCCCGAGGGAGATCACCTCACTTTGATTAATGTATTTCGAGCAGCTAACGAGTTTATGGAGAAGAAGAACTTGACCTGTGGTAAAGAGAAAGCTGACAAGATCCTAAGAAAATGGTGCAAGGAAAACTTCATTAATAGTCGCTCCCTAAGACATGCCCGTGATATTCACAA CCAAATCCGAGAACATGTTCAACAAATGGGTCTTCGTATTGTCTCTTGTGGAGACGACACACTAAACTTCCGCAGATGTCTTGCTGCTTCATTCTTCCTCAATGCAGCTCTAAAGCAACCCGAGGGAACCTATAG GACTTTGGCAAGTGGTCAGATGGTGCAGATCCACCCTTCTTCTGTGTTATTCCAGAAAAAGCCAGAATGCTTAATCTACAATGAACTAATCCAAACTAACCATAAGTATATCCACAAAATAACTAGAATTGATTACTTGTGGTTAACTGAACTGGCTCCCCAATTTTATTCTATGCAGAGTTGA
- the LOC115709173 gene encoding pre-mRNA-splicing factor ATP-dependent RNA helicase DEAH10 isoform X2, with amino-acid sequence MAQGSLNKATLSGSSTNDNRKVDNFARRQKLSQHRRSLPIATVERRLIDEVRKNDILIIVGETGSGKTTQIPQFLFNAGFCKEGKSIGITQPRRVAAVTVAKRVAEECGVELGQRVGYSIRFEDVTSSSTRIKYMTDGLLLREALLDPYLSRYSVVIVDEAHERTVQSDVLLGLLKNVQIARSKSNGHLDTETNKPKNGMVLEKENDVQSSIFLKHDQGKKFPPLKLIVMSASLDARVFSDYFGGAKAVHVQGRQFPVEIFYTFHPEPDYLDATIITVFQIHLEEALGDILVFLTGQEEIESVERLIKERVLQLPENNQRLVIVPIFSSLPSEQQMRVFASTPAGYRKVILATNIAETSVTIPGIKYVIDPGLVKARSYDPKQGLESLTVVPISKAQALQRSGRAGREGAGKCFRLYPESEFDKLENSTKPEIKRCNLANVILQLKALGVDDIIGFDFIEKPSRSAIVKSLEQLFLLGALTDECKLSDPVGRQMSKLPLDPVYSKALIVASEFKCLQEMLITVAMLSVESMFYAPRDKLDEARAAMKFFSSPEGDHLTLINVFRAANEFMEKKNLTCGKEKADKILRKWCKENFINSRSLRHARDIHNQIREHVQQMGLRIVSCGDDTLNFRRCLAASFFLNAALKQPEGTYRTLASGQMVQIHPSSVLFQKKPECLIYNELIQTNHKYIHKITRIDYLWLTELAPQFYSMQS; translated from the exons ATGGCTCAAGGAAGTCTTAACAAGGCCACCCTCAGTGGAAGCTCTACTAATGACAATCGAAAAGTTGATAATTTTGCTAG GAGACAAAAATTGTCGCAGCATAGAAGGTCTCTTCCTATTGCTACCG TCGAGCGAAGACTCATAGATGAAGTTCGGAAGAATGATATTTTGATCATTGTTGGTGAAACTGGAAGTGGAAAAACAACCC AAATACCCCAGTTTCTGTTCAATGCTGGATTTTGTAAAGAAGGCAAATCTATTGGAATAACTCAACCTCGGCGTGTTGCTGCTGTAACCGTTGCAAAAAGGGTTGCTGAGGAATGTGGTGTGGAGTTGGGTCAAAGGGTTGGATACTCAATTAGATTTGAGGATGTGACTTCTAGCTCAACAAGGATCAAGTACATGACTGATGGGCTATTGCTGAG GGAAGCATTGTTGGATCCATATCTCAGTAGATATTCagttgtaattgttgatgaagcTCATGAGAGAACTGTCCAGAGTGATGTGTTACTAGGCCTTCTAAAAAATGTTCAAATTGCACGGTCAAAATCAAATGGCCATCTAGATACTGAAACAAATAAGCCAAAGAATGGCATGGTGttagagaaagaaaatgacGTTCAATCTTCAATTTTTCTCAAGCATGACCAAGGAAAGAAATTTCCTCCACTGAAGTTGATTGTCATGTCTGCCAGTTTGGATGCACGTGTCTTCTCTGATTACTTTGGTGGTGCGAAAGCTGTTCATGTCCAAGGGCGACAGTTTCCTGTGGAGATATTTTATACATTTCATCCAGAACCAGATTATTTAGATGCAACCATAATTACTGTATTCCAG ATTCATCTGGAGGAGGCCCTTGGTGATATACTTGTATTTTTGACTGGACAAGAAGAGATTGAATCCGTTGAGAGACTTATCAAAGAGCGAGTTTTACAGTTACCTGAAAACAATCAAAGACTAGTAATTGTGCCAATATTTTCATCTCTTCCATCAGAACAGCAGATGCGAGTTTTCGCATCAACTCCAGCCGGATATCGCAAG GTGATACTTGCTACGAATATTGCTGAGACGTCCGTAACTATTCCTGGAATTAAGTATGTTATAGACCCAGGTTTGGTAAAAGCACGATCGTATGATCCAAAGCAAGGACTGGAATCTTTGACTGTTGTACCGATTTCAAAGGCGCAGGCTCTTCAAAGGAG TGGACGTGCTGGGCGAGAAGGGGCTGGAAAGTGTTTCCGTCTTTACCCAGAGAGTGAATTTGACAAACTTGAGAACTCAACGAAGCCAGAGATCAAGAGATGCAACCTTGCTAATGTAATTTTGCAACTCAAGGCTCTGGGTGTGGATGATATCATTGGGTTTgattttattgaaaaaccttCAAG GTCAGCTATTGTCAAATCATTGGAGCAATTGTTTTTGCTAGGTGCTTTAACAGATGAATGTAAACTCTCTGATCCAGTTGGTCGTCAAATGTCGAAGCTTCCTTTAGATCCTGTTTATTCAAAGGCCCTTATCGTAGCTAGTGAGTTCAAGTGCTTGCAAGAAATGTTGATAACTGTTGCAATGCTTTCGGTCGAATCTATGTTTTATGCTCCTCGGGACAAGTTAGATGAG GCAAGAGCTGCAATGAAATTCTTTTCAAGTCCCGAGGGAGATCACCTCACTTTGATTAATGTATTTCGAGCAGCTAACGAGTTTATGGAGAAGAAGAACTTGACCTGTGGTAAAGAGAAAGCTGACAAGATCCTAAGAAAATGGTGCAAGGAAAACTTCATTAATAGTCGCTCCCTAAGACATGCCCGTGATATTCACAA CCAAATCCGAGAACATGTTCAACAAATGGGTCTTCGTATTGTCTCTTGTGGAGACGACACACTAAACTTCCGCAGATGTCTTGCTGCTTCATTCTTCCTCAATGCAGCTCTAAAGCAACCCGAGGGAACCTATAG GACTTTGGCAAGTGGTCAGATGGTGCAGATCCACCCTTCTTCTGTGTTATTCCAGAAAAAGCCAGAATGCTTAATCTACAATGAACTAATCCAAACTAACCATAAGTATATCCACAAAATAACTAGAATTGATTACTTGTGGTTAACTGAACTGGCTCCCCAATTTTATTCTATGCAGAGTTGA